One window from the genome of Candidatus Binatota bacterium encodes:
- the trpB gene encoding tryptophan synthase subunit beta, translating to MGSEDIERQKLNVFRMQLLGARVHRVESGSCTLKDAINECMRDWVTNIADTYYLVGSTMGPHPYPLIVRDFQSVIGKEARRQVLKAEGKLPDLLVACVGGGSNAMGLFYPFIKDESVAMTGVEAAGGGLDAGPHAASISRGSPGVLHGKKTYLLQDELGQVREAHSIAPGLDYPGVGPEHSWLHDNGRASYVAVTDSQALEALQLLSRLEGVIPALESAHAVAHAMEVVPAMPRDAVVVVNLSGRGDKDMPAVAEHLGVEV from the coding sequence CATGGGCTCGGAAGACATCGAGCGGCAGAAACTCAACGTGTTTCGCATGCAGTTGCTCGGGGCGCGGGTACACCGGGTCGAATCAGGCAGCTGCACGCTCAAGGACGCAATAAACGAGTGCATGCGAGACTGGGTAACCAACATCGCCGATACCTACTACCTGGTGGGCTCCACGATGGGTCCGCATCCTTACCCGCTGATTGTTCGGGATTTTCAGTCGGTCATCGGCAAGGAGGCGCGACGGCAGGTACTCAAGGCCGAGGGTAAGCTGCCCGACCTGTTGGTTGCCTGTGTAGGCGGTGGCAGCAACGCGATGGGTCTGTTCTACCCCTTCATCAAGGACGAGTCGGTGGCGATGACCGGCGTGGAGGCGGCCGGCGGTGGCCTCGATGCGGGTCCGCACGCGGCATCCATAAGCCGGGGCTCTCCCGGCGTGTTGCACGGCAAGAAGACCTACCTGCTGCAGGACGAGCTGGGACAGGTGCGCGAGGCCCACTCCATAGCGCCGGGGCTGGACTATCCCGGGGTCGGCCCCGAACATTCGTGGCTGCACGACAATGGGCGGGCCAGTTACGTTGCGGTCACCGATAGCCAGGCACTCGAAGCCCTGCAGCTGTTGAGCAGGCTCGAGGGCGTCATACCGGCGCTTGAGAGCGCCCACGCCGTTGCCCACGCCATGGAAGTGGTACCGGCCATGCCCCGCGATGCGGTGGTGGTGGTCAACCTGTCGGGCCGTGGAGACAAGGACATGCCGGCGGTTGCTGAGCATCTCGGGGTCGAGGTCTGA
- a CDS encoding tryptophan synthase subunit alpha, protein MARGKKRIKRCLDKLSAEGRTALVPFFSVGDPGIDQTHDAVLAAVDAGADIIELGVPFSDPMADGPVIQASSQRALEAGTSLHGILEMVASLRARTDVPLVLFGYYNPFFHYGEEAFARDAASAGADGVLCVDLPPEEARGMVSACRSNGMDRIFLLAPTSDDSRIKAVSRCSSGFVYFVSVTGVTGARSSLSTDVPAKVARLRELCDLPVGVGFGISTPEQARAVANYADLVIVGSALVKTMHEAGAARCAAEAGRFVSDLRRGIDG, encoded by the coding sequence ATGGCGAGAGGCAAAAAGCGGATCAAACGCTGCCTCGACAAGCTGTCGGCCGAGGGTCGAACGGCACTGGTACCGTTTTTCTCGGTTGGCGATCCGGGCATAGATCAGACCCACGACGCTGTACTCGCCGCGGTTGACGCCGGTGCCGATATAATTGAGTTGGGCGTGCCGTTTTCTGATCCCATGGCAGATGGTCCGGTCATACAGGCGTCGAGCCAGCGGGCGTTGGAGGCCGGAACCAGCCTGCACGGGATACTCGAAATGGTCGCCTCGCTGCGTGCGAGGACCGACGTACCCCTGGTATTGTTCGGCTACTACAATCCGTTTTTCCACTACGGTGAAGAAGCTTTTGCCCGCGATGCAGCCAGCGCCGGTGCCGACGGCGTGCTCTGCGTAGATCTGCCTCCCGAGGAAGCCAGGGGCATGGTGTCCGCATGTCGCTCCAACGGGATGGACAGGATTTTTCTGTTGGCCCCGACCAGCGACGATTCGCGCATAAAGGCAGTGTCGCGTTGCTCGTCCGGCTTCGTTTATTTCGTGTCTGTCACCGGGGTGACCGGCGCGCGGTCGAGCCTGTCCACCGACGTTCCGGCGAAGGTGGCGCGGTTGCGCGAGTTGTGCGATCTGCCGGTCGGCGTTGGATTTGGTATTTCTACCCCGGAACAGGCCCGCGCCGTCGCGAATTACGCCGACCTGGTTATCGTTGGCTCTGCCCTTGTTAAAACGATGCACGAAGCGGGCGCGGCGCGATGCGCGGCCGAGGCTGGACGATTCGTCTCCGACCTGCGCCGCGGAATAGACGGCTGA
- a CDS encoding bifunctional folylpolyglutamate synthase/dihydrofolate synthase → MDFRLERLRAALDVLGNPERGLPAIQVAGTNGKGSTAAMIHSVYSEAGYRCGLFTSPHLQTFRERIRVGTEFIDEGRVVDLVERVKWASSQVDAELTFFEFGTLMALLEFNLADLDMAIFETGLGGRLDATSVVDSVASVISSIGLDHCEWLGDSEEEIAKEKAGIIRAGVPVVTGRMQPGPQVVIGGVARELGSRWLRWGRDFGPRSGSGLEGKAQRHNAGLAAAVIRVLADRFPVDDEKLRLGLENVRWPGRLETVANEPRVVLDVAHNPQSVSLLVEELCELDLPRPLVFVIGVMADKDWGEMACSLFPIADRVVLVPVDSPRGLDPGQLVELADGLLPWKLAETARAGLLSARSAAGREGSVLVTGSIFLVGELYREAAGRDAFDV, encoded by the coding sequence ATGGATTTTCGTCTGGAGCGGCTGCGCGCGGCCCTCGACGTCCTGGGCAATCCAGAACGGGGACTACCCGCCATCCAGGTGGCAGGCACCAACGGCAAGGGCTCTACGGCAGCCATGATTCACTCGGTCTACAGCGAGGCCGGCTATCGCTGCGGGCTGTTTACCTCACCCCACCTGCAAACTTTCAGGGAGCGCATCAGGGTTGGCACCGAATTCATTGATGAAGGCCGAGTCGTTGACCTGGTCGAACGCGTCAAGTGGGCCAGCAGCCAAGTCGATGCAGAGCTTACCTTCTTTGAGTTCGGAACACTGATGGCCCTGTTGGAATTCAATCTCGCTGATCTCGATATGGCAATTTTTGAAACCGGCCTGGGAGGCAGGCTCGACGCGACGAGCGTCGTAGACAGCGTGGCCTCGGTGATAAGCAGCATAGGGTTGGACCACTGCGAGTGGCTGGGCGACAGCGAAGAAGAAATCGCGAAGGAAAAGGCGGGTATTATACGCGCCGGTGTGCCGGTGGTGACCGGTCGTATGCAACCGGGCCCCCAGGTTGTGATCGGCGGAGTGGCCCGCGAACTCGGGTCGCGCTGGCTGCGCTGGGGCAGGGACTTCGGCCCCCGCTCGGGAAGCGGGCTGGAGGGTAAGGCCCAACGCCACAACGCCGGCCTCGCCGCAGCGGTGATTCGAGTACTGGCCGATCGCTTTCCCGTCGATGACGAGAAGTTACGGTTGGGCCTGGAGAACGTGCGCTGGCCCGGACGCCTGGAGACCGTGGCTAACGAGCCGAGGGTAGTACTCGACGTGGCCCACAACCCGCAATCGGTGAGTCTCCTCGTAGAGGAACTGTGCGAGCTGGACCTACCGCGACCGCTGGTATTCGTGATCGGGGTCATGGCCGACAAGGACTGGGGGGAGATGGCCTGTTCGTTGTTCCCGATCGCAGACCGGGTGGTGCTTGTACCAGTAGACAGCCCGCGCGGTCTTGATCCAGGGCAGCTGGTTGAGCTTGCCGATGGACTGCTTCCGTGGAAACTCGCCGAGACAGCCCGCGCCGGTCTGCTCAGCGCGCGAAGCGCGGCTGGGCGCGAGGGCAGCGTGCTGGTCACCGGGTCGATTTTTCTCGTTGGTGAGCTCTACCGAGAGGCGGCGGGAAGGGACGCCTTTGATGTGTAG
- a CDS encoding LPS-assembly protein LptD, whose protein sequence is MCSGGANAGRGLLRLLFGIFVLLLFGSIGGARAAEVSVEADSISYENDGGLLAAEGSVRATWGEKLLEAGSLSFEQERGVLWARSGISLSSPDMEFRASSAKLLLDHETGVFEDVEAWLKDNSAWFGGDRIEKTSDRNFSVKRGYYSTCERQEGASPDWSISGSEIDVDLDGYARINNASFRVRGVPVLYLPYVALPSKLGRESGLLFPRIGTSNDRGFLYSQPFFWAIDKHRDATFSVDVETSARIGGTGEYRYRPSRKTTGVLSVEYFNESVRGDQESEIVSPELRNRQIPNDRGSIQGKHRQGLDSGLLLYADYMAVSDDLYFREVSPGGRTDLEQQLRDSRRYADSTAGVMGADGYRSYGLSSSLYRDFYGPGGSRRFTAQRPIGAWLREDGGVGSGSYSFSATADYFRRRQGADGQRLDTVAGFEVPLLTGGAIDVSSWMRGRLTGYSFDDRSTWRDGVEQPARRLSAQAIRGLGEAGVDARAVLVRDYSLQGGLMRHTLEPVARLAWTSGSHAELPLWDGVDRIEGKRVATLGLESRFLRADGPGNLPVERAMLALTQSYRLDEKVLGNHFSDLDFAVAVDPSSSLSFSGLASYNTGLNVLTGAVAAVDYSSSPLAALGGRQGRILAAYHFVRDGLADSLRTRASLGLTERTTLAVKLDYDFVSQKFLEKGMSLRFGGDCDCWALDAGVSSTINPDELEFKLLIELSGLVDLGSSATQRDQALLGYLAGREDKGWRSSW, encoded by the coding sequence ATGTGTAGCGGCGGGGCCAACGCGGGACGCGGTTTATTGCGGCTGTTGTTCGGTATTTTTGTCCTGCTGTTGTTCGGCTCGATCGGGGGCGCGCGGGCCGCGGAGGTTTCGGTCGAGGCCGACAGTATCTCTTACGAAAATGATGGTGGGTTGCTGGCCGCCGAGGGCAGCGTGCGCGCGACCTGGGGCGAGAAGCTCCTGGAGGCTGGTTCGCTGAGTTTTGAGCAGGAGCGCGGCGTGCTCTGGGCGCGGTCGGGGATCAGCCTGAGCAGCCCCGACATGGAATTTCGTGCATCCAGCGCGAAGCTTCTGCTCGACCATGAAACCGGTGTGTTCGAAGACGTCGAGGCCTGGTTGAAGGACAACTCGGCGTGGTTCGGCGGCGACCGGATCGAGAAAACCTCGGATCGCAACTTCAGCGTAAAACGAGGCTACTACAGCACCTGCGAACGGCAGGAAGGTGCCTCGCCTGACTGGTCTATATCGGGGTCAGAGATCGACGTTGACCTTGACGGCTACGCCAGGATCAACAACGCATCGTTCCGCGTGCGGGGAGTTCCGGTTCTCTACCTGCCCTACGTGGCCCTGCCGAGTAAGCTCGGCCGCGAATCCGGCCTGCTGTTCCCCCGCATAGGGACTTCGAATGATCGTGGCTTCCTGTATTCGCAGCCGTTCTTCTGGGCCATCGACAAGCACCGCGACGCGACCTTCAGTGTAGACGTTGAGACGTCGGCCAGGATCGGTGGCACCGGCGAGTACCGCTATCGCCCATCCCGTAAAACTACCGGCGTTCTGAGCGTTGAGTACTTCAACGAGAGCGTTCGCGGTGACCAGGAATCAGAAATCGTCTCGCCCGAGCTCAGGAACCGGCAGATACCAAATGATCGCGGCAGCATACAGGGCAAGCATCGCCAGGGACTGGACTCGGGCTTGTTGCTGTATGCCGACTACATGGCTGTCAGCGACGATCTCTATTTCAGGGAGGTCAGTCCCGGGGGCAGAACCGACCTCGAACAGCAGTTGCGTGATAGCCGCCGTTACGCCGATTCGACGGCTGGTGTCATGGGCGCGGATGGTTATCGGAGCTACGGGCTGAGCAGTTCGCTCTACCGTGATTTCTACGGTCCGGGCGGTAGCCGCAGGTTCACGGCCCAGCGGCCGATCGGCGCCTGGCTGCGGGAAGACGGAGGAGTGGGCAGCGGCTCGTATTCATTCTCGGCCACAGCAGACTATTTCAGGCGGCGACAGGGGGCCGACGGCCAGCGCCTCGACACCGTGGCCGGGTTCGAGGTGCCCCTGCTTACAGGCGGTGCGATAGACGTTTCGTCGTGGATGAGGGGGCGGCTTACCGGCTATAGTTTTGACGATCGCAGCACCTGGCGCGACGGCGTAGAGCAGCCCGCACGCAGGCTCTCGGCCCAGGCTATTCGCGGGCTGGGCGAAGCTGGAGTCGACGCCAGGGCGGTGCTCGTCCGCGACTATAGCCTGCAGGGCGGATTGATGCGCCACACGCTTGAACCGGTGGCGCGACTGGCGTGGACCAGTGGTAGCCACGCCGAGTTACCTCTGTGGGATGGCGTCGATCGAATCGAGGGCAAGCGGGTGGCGACCCTCGGCCTTGAGTCGCGGTTTCTTCGGGCCGATGGCCCCGGCAACCTGCCGGTGGAACGGGCGATGCTGGCGCTCACGCAAAGCTACAGGCTGGACGAAAAGGTACTGGGTAACCATTTTTCGGACCTCGACTTCGCCGTGGCCGTCGATCCCTCTTCGTCCCTGTCCTTCAGCGGTCTGGCGTCGTATAATACCGGGCTTAACGTTCTCACCGGCGCGGTAGCAGCGGTGGATTACAGCAGCTCTCCTCTCGCGGCACTCGGTGGCAGGCAGGGCCGGATACTGGCCGCGTATCATTTTGTGAGGGATGGGCTGGCGGATTCTCTCAGGACGCGTGCTTCACTGGGATTAACTGAGCGGACGACACTGGCGGTTAAATTGGACTACGATTTTGTCAGTCAGAAGTTCCTGGAAAAGGGCATGTCGCTGCGCTTCGGCGGGGACTGCGACTGCTGGGCCCTGGACGCCGGCGTGTCGAGCACCATCAACCCTGACGAACTCGAGTTCAAACTGCTGATAGAGTTGTCGGGGCTCGTCGACCTGGGGTCGTCAGCCACGCAACGTGACCAGGCCCTGCTCGGCTACCTCGCCGGTCGCGAAGATAAAGGCTGGAGGTCTTCATGGTGA
- the rfbB gene encoding dTDP-glucose 4,6-dehydratase: MKILVAGAAGFIGSNFVRRLLAAGGHEVVVLDSLTYAGNMENLAGLGESNGLSFVHGSICDPAVVKAAVQGCDAIVNFAAETHVDRSIENPAVFIESNVLGTMVLIQAAVAAGLRLLQVSTDEVYGSLGKDGLFDEDWPLAPSSPYAASKASADMLIGASVRTYGLDAVITRCGNNYGPRQFPEKLIPLLIANAMADEILPIYGDGLNVRDWIHVDDHCDALRLVLEKGQSGRVYNVSAVGELTNLEVCSRILAALGKPESLMRQVDDRPGHDRRYALDPSRLRNELGWKADIAFDEGLSATIEWYQANSAWLDNVRSGEYRGYYERMYASRLETGTTVAEED; this comes from the coding sequence GTGAAAATCCTGGTCGCAGGCGCGGCGGGTTTCATAGGCTCGAACTTCGTGCGCAGGCTGCTGGCGGCCGGCGGTCACGAGGTGGTGGTTCTCGACTCGCTCACTTACGCCGGCAACATGGAAAACCTGGCTGGCCTTGGTGAGTCGAACGGGTTGAGCTTCGTGCACGGCTCCATTTGCGATCCTGCCGTCGTGAAGGCCGCCGTGCAGGGCTGTGACGCGATCGTGAACTTTGCGGCCGAGACCCACGTGGATCGAAGCATAGAAAACCCTGCGGTGTTCATAGAAAGCAATGTGCTTGGAACCATGGTGCTCATACAGGCCGCGGTCGCTGCCGGCCTGCGCTTGTTGCAGGTTTCTACCGACGAGGTGTATGGCAGTCTCGGCAAGGACGGGCTTTTTGACGAGGACTGGCCACTTGCTCCTTCCAGCCCCTACGCGGCATCCAAGGCATCGGCCGACATGCTCATCGGTGCCTCGGTGCGCACCTACGGGCTCGACGCGGTGATAACCCGCTGCGGCAACAACTACGGACCGAGACAGTTTCCCGAGAAACTCATCCCCTTGCTGATCGCCAACGCCATGGCCGACGAAATACTCCCTATTTACGGAGACGGGCTCAACGTTCGCGACTGGATACACGTGGACGATCACTGCGACGCGCTGAGGCTGGTACTCGAAAAGGGGCAAAGCGGCAGGGTCTACAACGTGTCGGCGGTAGGCGAACTCACCAACCTCGAGGTATGCTCGCGCATACTGGCGGCCCTGGGCAAGCCCGAGAGCCTCATGCGCCAGGTTGACGACAGGCCGGGGCACGACAGGCGATACGCGCTCGACCCTTCGCGTTTGCGGAACGAGTTGGGGTGGAAGGCCGACATCGCCTTTGACGAAGGCTTGTCTGCTACCATCGAGTGGTACCAGGCCAACAGTGCCTGGCTGGATAACGTCCGCAGCGGCGAGTACCGCGGCTACTACGAGCGCATGTACGCGTCGCGATTAGAGACTGGGACCACCGTGGCTGAAGAGGATTGA
- a CDS encoding cupin domain-containing protein gives MGNDHKAAATTRVEKPWGHEVIWAHTGDYVGKLLHINAGQALSYQYHDKKEETIYVVSGTLHLHVSDDDSPPSVIELVEGEVFHISPGLRHRFEARQEVDLMEVSTPFLDDVVRLDDRYGRSGE, from the coding sequence ATGGGTAACGATCACAAGGCGGCCGCGACCACGAGGGTGGAGAAACCCTGGGGCCATGAAGTCATATGGGCCCACACCGGCGATTACGTCGGCAAGCTGCTGCACATCAACGCGGGCCAAGCGCTCAGCTACCAGTACCATGATAAAAAAGAAGAGACGATATACGTGGTCAGCGGCACGCTTCATCTCCACGTGAGCGACGATGACTCCCCACCCTCGGTGATCGAGCTCGTCGAGGGCGAGGTCTTTCACATCAGCCCGGGCTTGCGTCATCGATTCGAAGCGAGACAGGAGGTCGACCTTATGGAGGTCTCGACTCCTTTTCTTGACGACGTTGTTCGCCTCGATGACAGGTACGGGCGCTCGGGAGAGTAG